Proteins from a single region of Paraburkholderia sp. PGU19:
- a CDS encoding cupin domain-containing protein, with protein MDRDEFIDTLKREGYAEIVTVTRDPNGAVDDHVHPFEAKALILHGELAIRIGTTVQVYRTGDVFHLQANESHSERYGPEGAQYLVGRK; from the coding sequence ATGGACCGCGACGAATTCATCGATACATTGAAGCGCGAAGGCTACGCGGAAATCGTGACCGTCACGCGCGATCCGAACGGCGCGGTCGACGATCACGTGCATCCGTTCGAAGCGAAGGCATTGATCCTGCACGGCGAACTGGCGATACGCATCGGCACAACGGTGCAGGTCTACAGAACGGGCGACGTATTCCATCTGCAAGCCAATGAAAGCCATTCGGAACGCTACGGGCCCGAGGGTGCTCAGTATCTGGTTGGCCGTAAGTAA
- a CDS encoding RidA family protein, whose product MKREIIRVEPLSSWLERWKAPTSVVTRHGDTIYVSGLPPFDPETGEVADVPLERQTELVLEQLKLCVETAGSSLDNVLKCNVYCTSVEQFAAVNSIYARYFPNDPPARIFVCVPAWPGRFDIEIDCIAAV is encoded by the coding sequence ATGAAACGCGAGATCATCCGGGTCGAACCGCTGTCGAGCTGGCTCGAACGCTGGAAGGCGCCGACTTCCGTCGTTACGCGCCACGGCGACACGATCTATGTGTCGGGCCTGCCGCCGTTCGACCCTGAGACGGGCGAAGTCGCCGACGTGCCGCTCGAACGGCAGACGGAACTCGTGCTCGAACAGCTGAAGCTGTGCGTCGAGACGGCGGGTTCGTCGCTCGACAATGTGCTCAAGTGCAATGTTTATTGCACGTCGGTCGAGCAGTTTGCGGCCGTCAACTCGATTTACGCGCGCTATTTTCCGAACGATCCGCCTGCACGTATCTTTGTCTGCGTGCCCGCGTGGCCGGGTCGCTTCGACATCGAAATCGATTGCATTGCGGCGGTTTGA
- a CDS encoding antibiotic biosynthesis monooxygenase yields the protein MFSVLFEVQPRADRWDAYLGFAKMLKPELEQIDGFVDNVRYGSLTRDGVLLSLSGWRDEKALVRWRTQATHHGVQEKGRTQTFSDYRLRVGQVTRDTRLPAGHTLHEQRLDETETGDATTIVLIDARRDPDWVKHAGAREVAGKLGLREDATGLVSWDVFDAVLTPGDVILLTAWRDAQAAGAFANALALPDGARLRSVRVVRDYGMFERREAPQYYPDAARPA from the coding sequence ATGTTTTCAGTGCTGTTCGAAGTGCAACCGCGCGCCGACCGATGGGACGCGTATCTCGGCTTCGCGAAGATGCTGAAGCCGGAACTGGAGCAGATCGACGGCTTCGTCGATAACGTCCGTTACGGCAGTCTCACGCGTGACGGCGTGCTGCTGTCGCTGTCCGGCTGGCGCGACGAAAAGGCGCTGGTACGGTGGCGCACGCAGGCGACGCATCACGGCGTGCAGGAAAAAGGCCGCACGCAGACGTTCAGCGATTATCGGCTGCGTGTGGGGCAGGTGACGCGCGACACGCGTCTGCCCGCCGGTCATACGTTGCACGAGCAACGACTCGACGAAACGGAGACGGGCGATGCGACCACGATCGTGCTGATCGATGCGCGGCGCGATCCAGACTGGGTGAAACACGCGGGCGCGCGCGAAGTCGCGGGCAAGCTGGGCTTGCGCGAAGACGCAACGGGCCTGGTTTCGTGGGATGTGTTTGATGCCGTGTTGACGCCGGGCGACGTCATTCTGCTCACTGCATGGCGCGACGCGCAAGCCGCCGGGGCCTTTGCAAACGCGCTCGCATTGCCCGATGGCGCACGGCTACGCAGCGTGCGCGTGGTGCGCGACTATGGCATGTTTGAGCGCCGCGAAGCGCCGCAATACTATCCGGACGCGGCGCGGCCCGCCTGA
- a CDS encoding lytic transglycosylase domain-containing protein, giving the protein MQEQHNLAKGRWRYTLIRLALMAASLALCAALPFGHAQAETAPQASQASPVPLAPQAADTPVLPSPADIVATLRAQFRVSAADALTIAQAVLTEANRYSMSPVLLLSVMAVESGFDPRAVSTLGARGLMQVLPAAHPRAFSNVKELDDPAINVRIGSSILRGYLDAEGGNIDAALWRYSGGGKGYARRVAVHMRRFSAVLGSNAMPVVKVSADTLP; this is encoded by the coding sequence ATGCAGGAACAACACAATCTAGCCAAAGGACGGTGGCGGTACACGCTTATCAGGCTCGCATTGATGGCGGCGAGCCTCGCGCTATGCGCCGCGCTGCCGTTCGGCCATGCGCAAGCGGAAACCGCGCCTCAGGCATCTCAAGCGTCGCCAGTGCCCCTAGCGCCTCAGGCCGCCGACACGCCCGTTCTTCCCTCTCCCGCCGATATCGTCGCCACCTTGCGCGCGCAGTTCCGCGTCTCAGCCGCCGATGCATTGACGATCGCGCAAGCCGTTCTCACTGAAGCCAACCGCTATTCGATGTCGCCCGTGCTGCTGTTGTCGGTGATGGCCGTCGAATCGGGCTTCGATCCGCGCGCGGTGAGCACGCTCGGCGCGCGCGGGCTGATGCAGGTGCTGCCCGCCGCGCATCCGCGTGCGTTCTCCAACGTGAAGGAGCTCGATGATCCCGCCATCAACGTGCGCATCGGCTCGTCGATTCTGCGCGGTTATCTCGATGCTGAGGGCGGCAATATCGATGCCGCGCTGTGGCGCTATAGCGGCGGCGGGAAAGGGTATGCGCGCCGCGTGGCGGTGCATATGCGGCGGTTCAGTGCGGTGCTGGGCAGCAACGCGATGCCGGTCGTGAAGGTATCGGCGGACACGCTACCCTGA
- a CDS encoding secondary thiamine-phosphate synthase enzyme YjbQ, translating to MRQAIRHLNVRARARGLFDFTTEVAAFVRDASIETGVLTVFCRHTSASLLIQENADPSVQRDLERHFAMLAPEDPKRYEHDTEGPDDMPAHLRTALTQVQLSIPVEHGRMTLGTWQGIYLFEHRARPQERDIVLHLIGE from the coding sequence ATGCGCCAGGCCATTCGCCATCTGAACGTGCGGGCGCGCGCTCGCGGACTGTTCGATTTCACCACGGAGGTCGCCGCGTTCGTACGCGACGCGTCGATCGAGACGGGCGTCCTGACCGTGTTCTGCCGGCACACGTCGGCCTCGCTATTGATCCAGGAGAACGCGGACCCTTCCGTACAGCGCGATCTCGAACGGCACTTCGCGATGCTCGCGCCCGAAGATCCCAAGCGCTACGAACACGACACGGAAGGTCCCGACGACATGCCCGCGCATCTGCGCACCGCGCTGACGCAAGTGCAACTGTCGATACCCGTCGAACATGGCCGCATGACACTCGGCACATGGCAAGGCATTTATCTGTTCGAGCATCGCGCGCGGCCGCAGGAGCGCGATATCGTGCTGCATCTGATCGGCGAATGA
- a CDS encoding oxidoreductase — MPTSTTPVWFITGCSTGFGKELVRAVLERGWRCVATARNVASLADLAEPGSDADARLARVKLDVTDAAQIAAAVETAQQRFGAIDVLVNNAGYGYQSSVEEGDEAEIRAQFDANVFGLFAMTRAVLPGMRERRKGHVLNITSVAGIAGFPGSGYYAASKHAVEGWSDSLATEAGPLGIRVTCVEPGPFRTDWAGRSLRQTPNRIADYADTAGKRMQATAQNSGHQAGDPARAAQAMIRITEADQPPRHLVLGAFGVDAVSKRLHSALADIEAWRDTSVGADFPDNEK, encoded by the coding sequence ATGCCCACGTCCACGACGCCCGTCTGGTTCATCACTGGCTGTTCAACCGGCTTCGGCAAGGAACTGGTCCGCGCGGTGCTCGAACGGGGCTGGCGCTGCGTGGCGACGGCGCGTAACGTCGCGTCGCTTGCCGATCTGGCCGAGCCCGGCAGCGACGCTGATGCGCGTCTCGCCCGCGTGAAGCTCGACGTGACGGATGCCGCGCAGATCGCCGCAGCCGTCGAGACCGCGCAGCAGCGCTTCGGCGCGATCGACGTGCTGGTGAACAACGCGGGCTATGGCTATCAGTCGTCAGTCGAAGAGGGCGACGAAGCGGAGATACGCGCGCAGTTCGACGCGAACGTGTTCGGCCTCTTCGCGATGACACGCGCGGTGCTGCCGGGCATGCGCGAGCGGCGCAAGGGGCACGTGCTGAACATCACGTCGGTAGCGGGCATCGCGGGCTTTCCTGGCTCGGGCTATTACGCGGCGAGCAAACATGCCGTCGAAGGCTGGTCCGACTCTCTCGCAACGGAAGCCGGGCCGCTCGGCATCCGCGTGACCTGCGTCGAGCCGGGCCCATTCCGCACCGACTGGGCAGGCCGCTCGCTCAGACAGACGCCCAACCGTATCGCCGATTATGCCGACACGGCGGGCAAGCGCATGCAGGCGACGGCGCAAAACAGCGGCCATCAGGCCGGCGACCCGGCGCGCGCCGCGCAGGCGATGATCCGCATCACGGAGGCGGACCAACCGCCGCGTCATCTGGTGCTTGGCGCGTTCGGCGTCGATGCGGTATCGAAGCGCCTGCATTCGGCACTCGCCGATATCGAAGCGTGGCGCGACACGAGTGTCGGTGCGGACTTTCCGGACAACGAGAAATAA
- a CDS encoding phospholipase D family protein, whose translation MITVRSLLAAFTVALLTSCASLPPQTDRIATHAVTDTQNTRLAIAFTPQEHRHPDETAFHLLPDAVDALVARLVLAEAADRTLDLQYYIWHDDLTGRGLASAVLHAADRGVRVRILLDDLGTNADDNLLLALDSHPNVQIRLFNPVANRTFKKLGMATEFFRVNRRMHNKSMIADNQGAILGGRNIGDEYFGASNDVAFGDLDVLVHGPVVHEVSSAFDLFWNSEAAYPIDGLMGRKADPAALADVRKQLDAYMASQENNPYVLNARARLTQVVHSQDAVFSWGKATLLYDDPAKITRAPGDSQGHLMTQFKALELQPTQQMLVVSPYFVPGKEGVAWLSGLTQKQVRVTVLTNSLAATDVAAVHAGYQRYRKALLEAGVHLYELKPVAEDKTADKTADKAEDKKHLFGSSKASLHAKTYVFDRDSIFIGSMNLDPRSVELNTEIGVYCESAPAAAQVVDTLEPNLDRIAWRLELRANANGTSSIVWIDTAPDGTVKVLDSEPDVSAMRKAGIWFLSILPIESQL comes from the coding sequence ATGATCACAGTACGAAGTCTTCTCGCGGCTTTCACCGTCGCCCTGCTGACTTCGTGCGCGAGTCTGCCGCCGCAGACAGATCGCATCGCGACGCACGCCGTCACCGACACGCAGAACACGCGGCTCGCCATCGCGTTCACACCGCAGGAACATCGGCATCCCGACGAGACCGCGTTCCACCTGCTGCCCGATGCCGTCGATGCGCTCGTCGCGCGGCTCGTGCTAGCGGAAGCGGCAGACCGCACGCTCGACTTGCAGTACTACATCTGGCATGACGATCTGACGGGCCGCGGACTGGCGTCGGCCGTGTTGCACGCCGCCGATCGCGGCGTGCGCGTGCGGATTCTGCTCGACGATCTCGGCACCAATGCCGACGACAATCTGCTGCTCGCACTCGACTCGCATCCGAACGTGCAGATTCGCCTCTTCAACCCCGTCGCCAACCGCACCTTCAAGAAGCTCGGCATGGCCACCGAGTTCTTTCGCGTGAACCGGCGTATGCACAACAAGTCGATGATCGCGGACAACCAGGGGGCGATACTCGGCGGTCGCAATATCGGTGACGAATATTTCGGCGCTTCGAACGACGTCGCGTTCGGCGATCTCGACGTACTCGTGCATGGGCCTGTCGTGCACGAGGTGTCGTCGGCATTCGACCTTTTCTGGAACTCCGAAGCCGCGTATCCGATCGACGGGCTGATGGGCCGCAAGGCGGACCCTGCGGCGCTGGCGGACGTACGCAAACAGCTCGACGCGTATATGGCATCCCAGGAAAACAACCCCTACGTCCTGAACGCACGCGCACGGCTCACGCAGGTCGTTCATTCGCAGGACGCCGTGTTTTCATGGGGCAAAGCCACTTTGCTCTATGACGATCCCGCGAAAATCACGCGCGCGCCGGGCGACTCGCAGGGCCATCTGATGACGCAGTTCAAGGCACTCGAATTGCAGCCGACGCAACAGATGCTCGTCGTCTCGCCGTATTTCGTGCCCGGAAAAGAAGGCGTCGCGTGGCTCTCGGGACTCACGCAAAAGCAGGTGCGCGTCACCGTGTTGACCAACTCGCTTGCCGCCACCGACGTCGCCGCCGTCCATGCCGGCTATCAGCGCTACCGCAAGGCGCTGCTCGAAGCAGGCGTGCACCTCTACGAACTGAAGCCCGTCGCGGAAGACAAAACGGCGGACAAGACAGCGGACAAAGCGGAAGACAAGAAGCATCTGTTCGGCTCGTCGAAGGCATCGCTGCATGCGAAGACTTATGTGTTCGACCGCGACAGCATCTTTATCGGCTCGATGAATCTCGATCCGCGTTCGGTCGAACTCAACACGGAGATCGGCGTGTACTGCGAGAGCGCGCCAGCCGCCGCGCAGGTTGTCGATACGCTTGAGCCGAACCTGGATCGCATCGCATGGCGGCTCGAATTGCGCGCGAATGCAAACGGCACGAGCAGTATCGTATGGATCGATACCGCGCCCGACGGCACCGTCAAAGTACTCGATAGCGAGCCGGACGTATCGGCAATGCGCAAGGCGGGTATCTGGTTTCTGAGCATTTTGCCCATCGAATCGCAGCTATAG
- a CDS encoding methyl-accepting chemotaxis protein gives MAAIAVVISVVSLFSLASTTQGFSQYVHGIDARVQVAAELRAAVDRRAIAARNLVLVTTQADLDLETAAVKRAHEDVGIKLKQLNDMINSASDTSDTARSLVAEMNRVEGLYGPVALNIVGLALNNHHDEAIKEMDDHCRPLLAALVKATDDYATYTKTRQGEIVQKFEERYAMLRNAILGVSALAILASIVLAVRMVRSITQPITRAVEVARTVATGDLTSRIVVDRDDEAGELLKALRDMNDRLTETVGRVRSSSANVSTATNEIATGNSDLSRRTEAQAASLQETAASMEQLTSTVKQNADSAQHAKSLASNASEISQRGSRTVERVVTTMEAISSSSGKIAEITGIIEGISFQTNILALNAAVEAARAGEEGRGFAVVAGEVRNLAQRSAQAAKEIKELIARSVQEIQSGASLADDAGRTMTDVNQAVARVSEIIEEIAAASVEQGRGIEQINQAISQMDTVTQQNAALVEQASAASQSLRHQGRELDDTVSSFKLAAA, from the coding sequence ATGGCGGCCATAGCAGTCGTTATTTCCGTTGTTTCGCTTTTCAGCCTTGCCAGCACGACGCAGGGGTTCAGCCAGTATGTGCATGGCATCGACGCGCGCGTGCAGGTGGCGGCCGAACTGCGCGCGGCCGTCGATCGCCGCGCGATCGCTGCGCGCAATCTCGTGCTCGTCACGACCCAGGCCGATCTCGACCTCGAGACGGCTGCGGTGAAACGCGCGCATGAGGATGTCGGCATCAAGCTCAAGCAGCTCAACGACATGATCAACAGCGCGAGCGACACAAGCGACACCGCTCGTTCGCTGGTCGCCGAGATGAATCGCGTCGAAGGGCTCTATGGGCCCGTTGCGTTGAACATCGTGGGCCTCGCGCTCAACAACCATCACGACGAGGCGATCAAGGAAATGGACGACCATTGCCGTCCGCTGCTCGCCGCGCTCGTCAAGGCAACCGACGACTACGCGACCTACACGAAGACCCGCCAGGGCGAGATCGTGCAGAAGTTCGAGGAACGCTATGCGATGCTGCGCAACGCCATTCTCGGCGTGAGCGCGCTCGCGATACTCGCATCGATCGTGCTGGCCGTGCGCATGGTGCGCTCGATCACGCAACCGATCACCCGCGCCGTCGAAGTCGCGCGCACCGTTGCGACGGGCGACCTCACCAGCCGTATCGTCGTCGATCGCGATGACGAAGCAGGCGAACTGCTGAAGGCGCTGCGCGATATGAACGACCGGCTCACAGAAACGGTCGGCCGCGTGCGATCGAGCAGCGCGAACGTCTCCACGGCGACGAATGAAATCGCCACGGGCAACAGCGACCTGAGCCGACGCACGGAAGCGCAGGCTGCATCGTTGCAGGAAACGGCGGCGAGCATGGAGCAGTTGACCTCGACCGTGAAGCAGAACGCCGATAGCGCGCAGCATGCGAAGTCGCTGGCATCGAATGCGTCCGAGATTTCCCAGCGCGGCAGCCGCACCGTCGAACGCGTGGTGACGACGATGGAAGCGATCAGTTCCAGTTCGGGCAAGATCGCCGAGATCACCGGGATCATTGAAGGCATTTCGTTCCAGACGAACATTCTCGCGCTGAACGCCGCAGTCGAGGCGGCGCGCGCAGGCGAGGAAGGCCGCGGCTTCGCGGTGGTCGCGGGCGAAGTGCGCAATCTCGCGCAGCGCTCGGCGCAAGCGGCGAAGGAGATCAAGGAACTGATTGCGCGCTCGGTGCAAGAGATTCAGAGCGGTGCTTCTCTCGCCGATGACGCGGGCCGTACGATGACCGATGTGAACCAGGCTGTCGCGCGCGTTTCCGAAATCATCGAGGAGATCGCTGCGGCTTCCGTAGAGCAGGGGCGTGGCATCGAACAGATCAACCAGGCCATCTCGCAGATGGACACGGTGACGCAGCAGAACGCGGCGCTGGTCGAACAGGCTTCGGCTGCCTCGCAATCGCTGCGGCATCAGGGCCGCGAACTCGACGATACCGTTTCTTCGTTCAAGCTCGCTGCGGCCTGA
- a CDS encoding CHAD domain-containing protein, whose translation MKDDIPTTLPHDGNAQAHFSHYAAPLIDNALACAAALRADPDAEVLHKLRVSLRRLRTLLWAYRPLLNEQFDSQQRALFKFYASAAGKTRDWDILIALLDETKDAEALPRDTMRDARSKSLDSSRETLEQADVKGALRDTLKEANRELNTAHERTPLPRFARKRLGAAQKSMAKRMKRAARAKRSDYASYHEVRKAGKKLRYLTEFFEPMLAKKQLKAIKPLKKLQKRFGALNDVVASEQLLRDNTTLFTDDAATAHALDALAKECKRRMRAAAKLL comes from the coding sequence ATGAAAGACGACATACCGACCACGCTGCCGCACGATGGCAACGCGCAAGCCCATTTCTCGCACTATGCCGCGCCGCTGATCGACAATGCGCTCGCTTGCGCAGCCGCATTGCGCGCGGACCCCGACGCCGAAGTCCTGCACAAGCTGCGCGTCTCGCTGCGGCGCCTGCGCACGTTGCTGTGGGCGTACCGGCCGCTGCTGAACGAACAGTTCGACAGCCAGCAGCGCGCGCTTTTCAAGTTCTACGCGAGCGCGGCGGGCAAGACACGCGACTGGGACATCCTGATCGCGTTGCTCGATGAAACGAAAGACGCGGAGGCGCTACCGCGCGACACGATGCGCGACGCCCGCTCGAAGTCGCTCGATTCGAGCCGTGAGACCCTTGAACAGGCCGACGTGAAGGGCGCGTTGCGTGACACGCTCAAGGAAGCGAACCGCGAGCTGAATACCGCGCACGAACGCACGCCGCTGCCCAGGTTCGCGCGCAAGCGGCTCGGGGCGGCACAGAAGTCGATGGCGAAGCGCATGAAGCGCGCCGCACGCGCGAAGCGATCGGACTACGCGTCGTATCACGAGGTCCGCAAGGCCGGCAAGAAACTGCGCTATCTGACCGAGTTCTTCGAGCCGATGCTCGCCAAAAAACAGCTGAAGGCCATCAAGCCGCTAAAGAAACTACAGAAGCGCTTCGGCGCGTTGAACGATGTCGTCGCGAGCGAGCAGTTGCTGCGCGACAACACGACCCTGTTCACCGACGATGCGGCAACCGCGCACGCACTCGATGCGCTCGCGAAAGAATGCAAGCGCCGCATGCGTGCCGCCGCGAAGCTGTTGTGA
- a CDS encoding response regulator, producing MHDRTFTPTRSRVWTAARFAAHSMPPRVLVVDDYIDSADALAAFLANSGFDTRVAYNGCDALKVANEWHPDSVVLDVAMPGVSGLAVARTLRESPGTAGVPLLAYTACETGDNYAELRAGGFDGVCAKPIDPLTVVDILTTLLAMPTLKRGYYHS from the coding sequence ATGCACGACAGAACCTTCACACCAACCCGAAGTCGCGTCTGGACGGCGGCGCGCTTTGCCGCGCATTCAATGCCGCCACGCGTACTCGTCGTCGACGACTATATCGACTCCGCCGATGCACTCGCCGCGTTTCTCGCCAACAGCGGCTTCGACACACGCGTGGCGTACAACGGCTGCGACGCGTTGAAGGTCGCCAATGAATGGCACCCCGACAGCGTCGTGCTCGACGTCGCGATGCCCGGCGTGTCGGGTCTCGCGGTGGCGCGTACGCTGCGAGAGTCGCCGGGAACGGCTGGCGTGCCGCTGCTCGCCTACACCGCCTGCGAAACGGGCGACAACTACGCCGAGTTGCGCGCGGGCGGCTTCGACGGCGTATGCGCGAAGCCCATCGATCCGCTGACGGTCGTCGACATCCTCACAACGCTGCTGGCCATGCCCACGTTGAAGCGCGGGTACTATCACTCGTGA
- a CDS encoding carboxymuconolactone decarboxylase family protein: protein MERLNRQPVSEATGQAAELFTGIKRAVGMVPNAYAAIGSNSPAALQIVLATGDALGKGALSRKEVEAIKLAISGVAECDYCLAAHSLAAKKVGIAADDLVALREGRDSADAHLNAIATFARTVFASRGTVPASVVDAVKAAGYSDQQITETLLAIADITFTNLFNRVNDTVVDFPKI from the coding sequence ATGGAACGTCTGAATCGCCAACCCGTCAGCGAAGCCACCGGCCAGGCAGCGGAACTCTTTACAGGCATCAAGCGCGCGGTCGGCATGGTGCCGAATGCTTACGCGGCCATCGGCTCGAACAGTCCGGCTGCGCTGCAGATCGTGCTCGCAACGGGCGATGCGCTCGGCAAGGGCGCGCTGTCGCGCAAGGAAGTCGAAGCGATCAAGCTCGCGATCAGCGGCGTCGCGGAGTGTGATTACTGTCTGGCTGCTCACTCGCTGGCAGCGAAGAAAGTGGGCATCGCGGCTGACGACCTCGTGGCGCTGCGTGAAGGACGCGATTCGGCCGACGCGCATCTGAATGCCATCGCCACCTTCGCGCGGACCGTGTTCGCGTCGCGCGGCACGGTGCCTGCGTCAGTGGTCGATGCCGTGAAGGCGGCGGGTTACAGCGATCAGCAGATTACGGAGACGCTGCTCGCGATCGCCGATATCACGTTCACCAACCTCTTCAACCGGGTCAACGACACGGTCGTCGATTTCCCGAAGATCTGA
- a CDS encoding protein tyrosine phosphatase — MTGCRVTRKQRVLFLCRDNAALSILAEALLRELDGLHFDAFSAGLEPADKVHAAAMGELRHGFSSLELLNPKSWLEFTSEWAPQMDFVVTLCDESARVDMRAFHGAPRLRHWTLTPSAYAAAGAVENAFWQILKRVEDFITAERRPWPSLKLPAVASCTSDACDLLLSGQ; from the coding sequence ATGACGGGGTGTAGGGTGACCAGAAAACAACGAGTGCTGTTCCTTTGCAGGGACAACGCGGCGCTTAGCATTTTGGCGGAAGCCTTGCTACGCGAGCTGGACGGATTGCATTTCGACGCATTTAGCGCAGGTCTCGAACCCGCCGACAAGGTTCACGCGGCGGCCATGGGCGAGTTGCGCCATGGCTTTTCCAGTCTGGAGCTGCTGAATCCGAAAAGCTGGCTGGAATTCACGAGCGAATGGGCGCCGCAGATGGATTTCGTGGTGACGTTGTGCGATGAGTCGGCACGCGTCGACATGCGCGCGTTCCATGGCGCGCCCAGGCTTCGTCACTGGACGCTCACGCCGTCCGCGTATGCCGCTGCGGGCGCCGTCGAAAACGCGTTCTGGCAGATATTGAAGCGTGTCGAAGACTTCATCACGGCCGAGCGCCGTCCGTGGCCGTCGCTGAAGCTGCCCGCCGTGGCTAGCTGCACGTCGGACGCCTGCGACCTGCTGCTCAGCGGTCAGTGA
- a CDS encoding DUF3562 domain-containing protein codes for MKTEDSQKIVHEIAESTDSPEEVVSQMYTDAVQAYQRDARVLDYVPLFAAKRVRETLRSRTASRR; via the coding sequence ATGAAGACGGAAGATTCGCAGAAGATCGTGCACGAAATCGCAGAATCCACCGACAGCCCGGAAGAAGTCGTATCGCAGATGTACACCGATGCCGTGCAAGCGTATCAACGCGACGCGCGCGTTCTCGACTACGTGCCGCTCTTCGCGGCGAAGCGCGTGCGTGAGACGTTGCGCTCGCGGACGGCATCACGGCGGTGA
- a CDS encoding glycine zipper 2TM domain-containing protein — translation MNRSFVTACASALVVSLALSGCATFDGSANVYSASQAQREATVRFGTIESVRPVTIDTSNGQPGFLGALGGGAIGGIAGSAIGGGRGSILTGIIGGIAGAVAGNEVQNHFEKTQGVEITVRLDDGSLRAITQSTDGPMFYAGERVRLLSEGGLTRVTL, via the coding sequence ATGAACAGGTCATTCGTTACAGCATGTGCATCCGCGCTCGTCGTCTCGCTCGCATTGAGCGGCTGCGCAACCTTCGACGGCTCCGCCAACGTCTATAGCGCGTCACAGGCGCAGCGTGAGGCAACAGTGCGCTTCGGCACCATCGAAAGCGTGCGCCCCGTCACCATCGACACGAGCAACGGCCAGCCCGGCTTTCTCGGCGCACTCGGCGGCGGCGCGATTGGCGGCATCGCGGGCAGCGCGATCGGCGGCGGACGCGGCTCGATCCTGACGGGCATCATCGGCGGCATTGCGGGCGCGGTGGCGGGCAACGAGGTGCAGAACCACTTCGAGAAGACGCAAGGCGTCGAAATTACCGTGCGGCTCGACGACGGCTCGCTGCGCGCCATCACGCAAAGCACCGACGGCCCGATGTTCTACGCGGGCGAACGCGTGCGGCTGCTGTCGGAAGGCGGCCTGACGCGCGTGACGCTGTAA
- a CDS encoding FKBP-type peptidyl-prolyl cis-trans isomerase, producing the protein MKSVVALLAAAALASVSLTANAASTEKLPSGVVVEHLTQGSGPQPTAADVVRVNYRGTLANGTEFDNSAKHGGPAEFPLGRVIPCWTQGVATMKVGEKAKLTCPAATAYGSRGVGVIPPNSDLTFEVELLAIVK; encoded by the coding sequence GTGAAATCAGTTGTTGCCCTGCTCGCCGCGGCCGCGCTCGCATCGGTGTCGCTCACCGCAAATGCTGCATCGACGGAGAAACTGCCCTCCGGCGTCGTCGTCGAACACCTGACGCAGGGAAGCGGCCCGCAACCCACGGCCGCCGACGTCGTGCGCGTCAACTACCGCGGCACGCTCGCGAACGGCACCGAGTTCGACAACTCGGCCAAGCATGGCGGCCCTGCGGAGTTTCCGCTCGGCCGCGTAATCCCCTGCTGGACGCAAGGCGTCGCGACGATGAAAGTGGGCGAAAAAGCCAAGCTGACCTGCCCGGCTGCGACCGCGTATGGTTCGCGCGGCGTCGGCGTGATCCCGCCGAACAGCGATCTGACGTTCGAAGTCGAACTGCTCGCGATCGTCAAGTAA